One genomic segment of Candidatus Dadabacteria bacterium includes these proteins:
- a CDS encoding glycosyl transferase produces the protein MKILYAIQGTGNGHISRSKDVITELRKSVEVDIMVSERQHEIDLGFEVKYNLRGLGFVFGKNGGIDYYASIKKARFDKLLGDVNDLPVADYDMVVSDFEPISSWACRLKKRPCVSLSHQTSFASPKTPRPEKPNKIMEFIIKWYAPVCIPLGLHFREYDNFIKTPIIRKELRRYEVRRNGHYTVYLPSFDERTLIRHLSKIDVRWELFSKHYKGEPYTEGNVTVYPVSYEKFIESFTESEGILTNAGFETPSEALFLGKKLLAVPMKGQYEQECNAVALEQMGFEVLHKVGSDFESVLERWVSLPRAQPEPYRDVVPDISETILALAERYGGEEEFRHPTGSPIEDAERKGLLDLFL, from the coding sequence TTGAAGATACTCTACGCCATACAGGGAACCGGGAACGGCCACATAAGCCGCTCAAAAGACGTGATAACCGAGCTTCGAAAGTCGGTCGAGGTCGACATTATGGTAAGCGAGCGCCAGCACGAAATAGATCTCGGCTTCGAGGTCAAGTATAACCTGCGGGGACTCGGATTCGTGTTCGGAAAAAACGGCGGAATCGACTACTACGCCTCAATAAAGAAGGCTCGCTTCGACAAGCTGCTCGGGGACGTTAACGATCTTCCCGTAGCGGATTACGACATGGTGGTAAGCGACTTCGAGCCCATATCCTCCTGGGCGTGCCGCCTCAAGAAAAGGCCCTGTGTTTCGCTTTCCCACCAGACGTCGTTCGCATCCCCCAAGACCCCGAGGCCCGAGAAGCCGAACAAGATAATGGAATTCATAATAAAGTGGTACGCCCCCGTTTGCATACCGCTCGGGCTTCATTTCCGCGAGTACGACAACTTCATAAAGACCCCCATAATAAGAAAGGAGCTTCGCCGCTACGAAGTGCGCCGAAACGGCCACTACACGGTCTATCTCCCGAGCTTTGACGAGCGCACCCTGATCAGGCATCTGAGCAAAATCGACGTGCGCTGGGAGCTTTTCTCAAAACACTACAAGGGAGAGCCCTACACAGAAGGAAACGTCACCGTGTACCCGGTAAGCTACGAGAAGTTCATAGAAAGCTTCACCGAAAGCGAGGGCATACTCACCAACGCCGGATTCGAGACGCCTTCCGAGGCCCTTTTCCTAGGCAAGAAGCTGCTCGCGGTGCCGATGAAGGGGCAGTACGAGCAGGAGTGCAACGCGGTGGCGCTTGAGCAGATGGGATTCGAGGTGCTCCACAAGGTGGGCAGCGATTTCGAAAGCGTCCTTGAGAGATGGGTATCCCTTCCCCGGGCGCAGCCCGAACCCTACAGGGACGTCGTTCCCGACATATCGGAAACCATACTTGCCCTTGCCGAGCGCTACGGGGGCGAAGAGGAGTTCAGACACCCGACCGGCTCCCCTATCGAAGACGCCGAGCGAAAGGGGCTCCTAGACCTTTTTCTCTGA
- a CDS encoding vitamin K epoxide reductase family protein: MTAKGKKFFLSGATGTATVLCALGALVSGYLLVADFVLGGAELCLTGKGCDMVRESRYSSIGGIPVSLLGVLGYASMVTVSVSRLGRRTKWNLLFWLSAAAVGFSAYLTYLELFIIETLCSWCVASAVIAVAVFLLAASQTTGGAIKSFGGAAAVFVLVFAASYSIHSPAPRENPSSAATFYQVSLAKYLSERGATMYGSYNCGHCEKQKELFGGAFGHITYVECSRSGPDPNPTLCAVKNIKSYPTWEIGGEFHEGVRTLEQLGRISGYSGK, from the coding sequence ATGACCGCAAAAGGAAAAAAATTCTTTCTTAGCGGCGCCACGGGGACGGCGACCGTCCTCTGCGCACTTGGAGCGCTAGTATCAGGATACCTGCTTGTGGCTGACTTCGTGCTCGGGGGCGCGGAGCTTTGCCTTACGGGCAAAGGCTGCGACATGGTAAGGGAGAGCCGGTACTCGAGCATCGGGGGCATACCGGTCTCGCTGCTCGGAGTTTTGGGATACGCGTCTATGGTGACCGTTTCCGTCTCGCGCCTTGGGCGGCGGACAAAGTGGAACCTTCTTTTCTGGCTATCGGCGGCGGCTGTCGGTTTTTCGGCTTACCTCACCTACCTTGAACTTTTCATAATAGAGACGCTTTGCTCCTGGTGCGTGGCCTCGGCCGTAATCGCGGTAGCGGTGTTTCTGCTCGCAGCCTCTCAAACGACCGGCGGCGCCATAAAGTCCTTCGGCGGAGCGGCGGCGGTTTTCGTCTTGGTGTTTGCCGCATCTTACTCCATTCATTCCCCCGCCCCGCGGGAGAATCCCTCGTCCGCGGCTACCTTTTACCAGGTGAGCCTTGCGAAATACCTCTCGGAGCGCGGAGCAACCATGTACGGCTCATACAACTGCGGTCACTGCGAGAAGCAGAAGGAGCTTTTCGGGGGGGCTTTCGGCCACATAACCTACGTTGAGTGCAGCCGAAGCGGTCCCGACCCCAATCCTACCCTCTGCGCGGTCAAGAACATAAAAAGCTACCCCACTTGGGAAATCGGCGGAGAGTTCCACGAGGGGGTAAGAACTCTCGAGCAGCTCGGGAGGATCTCGGGTTATTCGGGCAAGTGA